The Neodiprion fabricii isolate iyNeoFabr1 chromosome 4, iyNeoFabr1.1, whole genome shotgun sequence genome window below encodes:
- the LOC124181118 gene encoding RNA-binding protein 33-like isoform X2, giving the protein MSEQCDENLLDEDFGDEEYELGNDEEEALLADDYELETSSYKGEEETDDVLDLGVTDALDDLEGEEENVNYSGVTDNRNHNNYYEERHENAVIYHYGQHDYEENVGGESENVGSVSNKPDLREKLQKSAQKDFYVGNGQGMEDDDCEEAKERRNRFQNERTIISPKMNNEIPDSLENVVTSEQSRPLFRGRGRGRGIRGSRGGRFIVQNIQTFNPRFNGPRVPMQFENQRPQYRAPLLENRPQYAPPVPRMNIPNQQITPFPQNNAQMVPPYGQFSMNGPQQHPRPQFVENRPPFNPNQFQGMIGPPGPRLMGPRPEFDPRGPLLGTAPQQNYPPNQPPPQFIIHNQPQHFQNQGQPIPGNPGPMPMQGNQLPVVPVNQGPPMQGNQRPMMQPHQGVPLLRNPGSLMPGHLRPPIHNQIPVMQSHPNAPNLPNPVTFENVPPYQDPHFCQEARPVYDSRPVYNDQPPPNQYNNGPPVPPAQPTPGNVPNPLPPGHKILINPHFRGAVQPTQDSRLPWDSATQQQQPQQQQPPPPSVSSSQIVNESFIHQQSSQFQDQRPYNQPSAPSQPQRDYNQPNVQQNKSDDPYAYFSDVWQENKPQKTPSVNPSSSFHNESSYNKDNYYNNFDNNYKSQNQWDSRESYQTCCSQSTHNVMDYSNEQREHQPSYRERDVHSRSNTERPRESRIPSTNSSYRNENYDLNRQQRTSIGSRAAPSSTLRGIVRSQQKRSPEGYSDRGPRESSPKRPKLSNRNLHEVKTVDTLPGATGDKKTCEPEGPEMREYRKKLEEQKRMREKFLREKENRRKIAAMEKQYDKEKAEIAADAEESNQETIPVSVITGVTKDLKVRPAVSRGRSRPVGAQTTEGLERSSGMRIVRTIQTVQPTLQPTVSSKDGEKNTSATSAVSTIKVNDGILKRQSPQQHGIRRVVIHKTLPNTQKVATTIQKTVSNLQKPVQKIGGNATVGVQKTILKKNLGGNAQVSVTNASKNLNMNNPKVVVNTQSNQRVVLQKSPQQTRKLTEIKSNVVRIENLAASTTENQIRRMCQGIGTLESIRMTEGSATIVFKTQSAALVFHKKYQRKMLDLSLITVHLVPQATGNRPIPTVVKKS; this is encoded by the exons ATGTCTGAGCAGTG tgaCGAAAACTTGCTGGATGAGGATTTTGGAGATGAGGAATACGAGCTGGGAAATGACGAAGAGGAAGCGCTCTTAGCGGATGACTATGAACTTGAGACG AGTAGCTATAAGGGAGAAGAGGAAACAGATGACGTATTGGATTTAGGCGTTACCGATGCTCTCGACGACTTAGAGGGGGAggaagaaaatgtaaattatagCGGTGTTACCGATAACCGTAACCATAACAACTATTATGAAGAGCGACACGAGAACGCGGTCATTTATCATTACGGACAGCACGATTATGAAGAGAATGTCGGTGGTGAGAGTGAAAATGTTGGAAGTGTGTCCAACAAGCCGGATCTTAGAGAGAAATTACAAAAGAGTGCGCAAAAAGATTTCTACGTCGGTAACGGCCAGGGAATGGAGGACGACGACTGCGAAGAGGCCAAAGAACGGCGGAACAGATTTCAAAACGAAAGGACCATCATTTCTCCAAAGATGAACAACGAGATTCCAGATTCATTGGAAAATGTCGTCACTTCAGAACAGTCACGCCCATTATTCCGGGGCAGGGGCAGGGGCAGGGGAATCAGAGGCAGCAGGGGCGGCAGGTTTATTGTGCAGAATATTCAAACGTTCAATCCAAG aTTCAATGGCCCGCGAGTTCCAATGCAATTCGAAAACCAACGACCGCAATATCGAGCGCCGTTACTTGAGAACAGACCACAGTATGCGCCTCCCGTGCCGCGAATGAATATTCCAAATCAGCAAATAACGCCCTTTCCCCAAAATAATGCTCAAATGGTTCCACCGTACGGGCAATTTTCAATGAACGGACCTCAGCAACACCCGAGGCCGCAATTTGTAGAGAATAGACCGCCGTTCAATCCTAATCAGTTTCAAGGGATGATCGGACCACCGGGTCCGAGGTTAATGGGACCGAGACCAGAGTTCGACCCTCGCGGTCCGCTGCTTGGTACCGCGCCCCAGCAAAACTATCCGCCTAATCAGCCGCCTCCTCAGTTTATTATACACAATCAACCACAGCATTTTCAAAACCAAGGACAACCGATTCCGGGAAATCCGGGACCCATGCCTATGCAAGGAAACCAACTGCCTGTTGTACCGGTTAATCAAGGCCCTCCGATGCAGGGGAATCAGCGTCCCATGATGCAACCTCATCAGGGCGTTCCTCTTCTCAGAAATCCCGGATCGTTGATGCCGGGACATTTGCGTCCGCCGATTCACAACCAAATTCCAGTTATGCAGAGCCATCCTAATGCCCCGAATTTACCCAATCCAGTAACGTTTGAAAATGTACCACCTTATCAAGATCCGCATTTCTGTCAGGAGGCTAGACCTGTTTACGATTCGAGACCAGTATACAACGATCAACCTCCGCCAAATCAGTATAATAACGGACCTCCTGTACCTCCTGCGCAGCCGACACCTGGAAATGTGCCCAACCCACTTCCGCCTGGTCACAAAATATTGATCAACCCACATTTTCGAGGCGCTGTTCAACCAACACAAGATT CACGACTGCCATGGGATTCGGCGACTCAACAGCAGCAACCACAGCAACAGCAACCACCACCTCCATCAGTGTCTTCATCGCAGATCGTCAACGAATCGTTCATCCACCAACAATCCTCACAGTTTCAAGATCAACGGCCCTACAACCAGCCATCAGCCCCGTCTCAACCGCAACGGGATTACAATCAGCCAAATgttcaacaaaataaaagcGAC GATCCCTATGCGTACTTTTCTGACGTCTGGCAGGAAAACAAACCACAAAAGACGCCATCCGTTAATCCTAGTAGTTCATTTCACAATGAATCTAGTTACAATAAGGACAATTACTATAACAATTTTGATAACAATTACAAGTCACAGAACCAGTGGGATTCAAGAGAGAGCTATCAG ACATGCTGTTCGCAAAGCACTCACAATGTTATGGACTATTCGAAT GAACAGAGAGAGCACCAACCAAGCTACCGGGAAAGGGACGTTCATTCTCGTTCAAACACAGAACGACCTCGCGAGAGTCGGATTCCTTCGACAAATTCtagttatcgtaacgaaaatTATGACCTTAATCGTCAGCAAAGAACGTCAATTGGTAGCAGAGCTGCGCCCAGCAGTACACTGAGAGGAATCGTAAGGTCACAGCAAAAAAGAAGTCCCGAAGGATATTCGGACAGAGGTCCGAGGGAATCAAGTCCGAAAAGACCGAAGTTAAGCAACAGAAACTTGCACGAAGTGAAAACTGTCGATACTCTGCCAGGCGCAACTGGTGATAAAAAG ACATGTGAGCCCGAGGGTCCAGAAATGAGGGAGTATCGCAAGAAGCTTGAGGAACAGAAACGTATGAGGGAAAAATTTCTACGGGAAAAGGAGAACAGGCGGAAAATCGCAGCTATGGAAAAACAGTACGACAAAGAAAAGGCCGAGATTGCCGCTGACGCTG aaGAATCTAACCAGGAAACAATACCAGTGTCGGTTATAACAGGCGTCACCAAGGACCTTAAAGTTCGTCCAGCTGTCAGCAGAGGCCGAAGCCGCCCTGTCGGTGCACAAACCACAGAG GGATTGGAGAGATCATCCGGTATGCGAATTGTGCGGACAATTCAGACCGTACAACCAACTTTGCAACCGACTGTCTCGAGTAAGGATGGTGAAAAGAATACGTCTGCTACGTCTGCTGTATCTACAATTAAAGTCAACGATGGAATTCTGAAGAGACAAAGCCCTCAGCAACATGGAATTCGAAGGGTAGTAATCCACAAGACACTGCCGAACACACAAAAGGTTGCCACTACGATACAGAAGACTGTGTCCAATCTGCAAAAACCGGTGCAAAAAATTGGTGGCAACGCGACGGTTGGAGTTCAGAAAAccattttgaagaaaaatcttgGAGGAAATGCGCAAGTGTCTGTGACAAATGCGAGCAAGAATTTAAATATGAACAACCCGAAGGTTGTTGTTAACACCCAGAGTAACCAGAGGGTTGTTCTTCAGAAATCTCCACAGCAAACAAGGAAGTTAACGGAGATCAAGAGCAACGTGGTGAGGATTGAAAACTTGGCTGCCAGCACAACTGAAAATCAAATTCGACGGATGTGTCAAGGAATTGGCACGCTTGAG
- the LOC124181118 gene encoding RNA-binding protein 33-like isoform X6 produces MSEQCDENLLDEDFGDEEYELGNDEEEALLADDYELETQSSYKGEEETDDVLDLGVTDALDDLEGEEENVNYSGVTDNRNHNNYYEERHENAVIYHYGQHDYEENVGGESENVGSVSNKPDLREKLQKSAQKDFYVGNGQGMEDDDCEEAKERRNRFQNERTIISPKMNNEIPDSLENVVTSEQSRPLFRGRGRGRGIRGSRGGRFIVQNIQTFNPRFNGPRVPMQFENQRPQYRAPLLENRPQYAPPVPRMNIPNQQITPFPQNNAQMVPPYGQFSMNGPQQHPRPQFVENRPPFNPNQFQGMIGPPGPRLMGPRPEFDPRGPLLGTAPQQNYPPNQPPPQFIIHNQPQHFQNQGQPIPGNPGPMPMQGNQLPVVPVNQGPPMQGNQRPMMQPHQGVPLLRNPGSLMPGHLRPPIHNQIPVMQSHPNAPNLPNPVTFENVPPYQDPHFCQEARPVYDSRPVYNDQPPPNQYNNGPPVPPAQPTPGNVPNPLPPGHKILINPHFRGAVQPTQDSRLPWDSATQQQQPQQQQPPPPSVSSSQIVNESFIHQQSSQFQDQRPYNQPSAPSQPQRDYNQPNVQQNKSDDPYAYFSDVWQENKPQKTPSVNPSSSFHNESSYNKDNYYNNFDNNYKSQNQWDSRESYQREHQPSYRERDVHSRSNTERPRESRIPSTNSSYRNENYDLNRQQRTSIGSRAAPSSTLRGIVRSQQKRSPEGYSDRGPRESSPKRPKLSNRNLHEVKTVDTLPGATGDKKTCEPEGPEMREYRKKLEEQKRMREKFLREKENRRKIAAMEKQYDKEKAEIAADAEESNQETIPVSVITGVTKDLKVRPAVSRGRSRPVGAQTTEGLERSSGMRIVRTIQTVQPTLQPTVSSKDGEKNTSATSAVSTIKVNDGILKRQSPQQHGIRRVVIHKTLPNTQKVATTIQKTVSNLQKPVQKIGGNATVGVQKTILKKNLGGNAQVSVTNASKNLNMNNPKVVVNTQSNQRVVLQKSPQQTRKLTEIKSNVVRIENLAASTTENQIRRMCQGIGTLESIRMTEGSATIVFKTQSAALVFHKKYQRKMLDLSLITVHLVPQATGNRPIPTVVKKS; encoded by the exons ATGTCTGAGCAGTG tgaCGAAAACTTGCTGGATGAGGATTTTGGAGATGAGGAATACGAGCTGGGAAATGACGAAGAGGAAGCGCTCTTAGCGGATGACTATGAACTTGAGACG CAGAGTAGCTATAAGGGAGAAGAGGAAACAGATGACGTATTGGATTTAGGCGTTACCGATGCTCTCGACGACTTAGAGGGGGAggaagaaaatgtaaattatagCGGTGTTACCGATAACCGTAACCATAACAACTATTATGAAGAGCGACACGAGAACGCGGTCATTTATCATTACGGACAGCACGATTATGAAGAGAATGTCGGTGGTGAGAGTGAAAATGTTGGAAGTGTGTCCAACAAGCCGGATCTTAGAGAGAAATTACAAAAGAGTGCGCAAAAAGATTTCTACGTCGGTAACGGCCAGGGAATGGAGGACGACGACTGCGAAGAGGCCAAAGAACGGCGGAACAGATTTCAAAACGAAAGGACCATCATTTCTCCAAAGATGAACAACGAGATTCCAGATTCATTGGAAAATGTCGTCACTTCAGAACAGTCACGCCCATTATTCCGGGGCAGGGGCAGGGGCAGGGGAATCAGAGGCAGCAGGGGCGGCAGGTTTATTGTGCAGAATATTCAAACGTTCAATCCAAG aTTCAATGGCCCGCGAGTTCCAATGCAATTCGAAAACCAACGACCGCAATATCGAGCGCCGTTACTTGAGAACAGACCACAGTATGCGCCTCCCGTGCCGCGAATGAATATTCCAAATCAGCAAATAACGCCCTTTCCCCAAAATAATGCTCAAATGGTTCCACCGTACGGGCAATTTTCAATGAACGGACCTCAGCAACACCCGAGGCCGCAATTTGTAGAGAATAGACCGCCGTTCAATCCTAATCAGTTTCAAGGGATGATCGGACCACCGGGTCCGAGGTTAATGGGACCGAGACCAGAGTTCGACCCTCGCGGTCCGCTGCTTGGTACCGCGCCCCAGCAAAACTATCCGCCTAATCAGCCGCCTCCTCAGTTTATTATACACAATCAACCACAGCATTTTCAAAACCAAGGACAACCGATTCCGGGAAATCCGGGACCCATGCCTATGCAAGGAAACCAACTGCCTGTTGTACCGGTTAATCAAGGCCCTCCGATGCAGGGGAATCAGCGTCCCATGATGCAACCTCATCAGGGCGTTCCTCTTCTCAGAAATCCCGGATCGTTGATGCCGGGACATTTGCGTCCGCCGATTCACAACCAAATTCCAGTTATGCAGAGCCATCCTAATGCCCCGAATTTACCCAATCCAGTAACGTTTGAAAATGTACCACCTTATCAAGATCCGCATTTCTGTCAGGAGGCTAGACCTGTTTACGATTCGAGACCAGTATACAACGATCAACCTCCGCCAAATCAGTATAATAACGGACCTCCTGTACCTCCTGCGCAGCCGACACCTGGAAATGTGCCCAACCCACTTCCGCCTGGTCACAAAATATTGATCAACCCACATTTTCGAGGCGCTGTTCAACCAACACAAGATT CACGACTGCCATGGGATTCGGCGACTCAACAGCAGCAACCACAGCAACAGCAACCACCACCTCCATCAGTGTCTTCATCGCAGATCGTCAACGAATCGTTCATCCACCAACAATCCTCACAGTTTCAAGATCAACGGCCCTACAACCAGCCATCAGCCCCGTCTCAACCGCAACGGGATTACAATCAGCCAAATgttcaacaaaataaaagcGAC GATCCCTATGCGTACTTTTCTGACGTCTGGCAGGAAAACAAACCACAAAAGACGCCATCCGTTAATCCTAGTAGTTCATTTCACAATGAATCTAGTTACAATAAGGACAATTACTATAACAATTTTGATAACAATTACAAGTCACAGAACCAGTGGGATTCAAGAGAGAGCTATCAG AGAGAGCACCAACCAAGCTACCGGGAAAGGGACGTTCATTCTCGTTCAAACACAGAACGACCTCGCGAGAGTCGGATTCCTTCGACAAATTCtagttatcgtaacgaaaatTATGACCTTAATCGTCAGCAAAGAACGTCAATTGGTAGCAGAGCTGCGCCCAGCAGTACACTGAGAGGAATCGTAAGGTCACAGCAAAAAAGAAGTCCCGAAGGATATTCGGACAGAGGTCCGAGGGAATCAAGTCCGAAAAGACCGAAGTTAAGCAACAGAAACTTGCACGAAGTGAAAACTGTCGATACTCTGCCAGGCGCAACTGGTGATAAAAAG ACATGTGAGCCCGAGGGTCCAGAAATGAGGGAGTATCGCAAGAAGCTTGAGGAACAGAAACGTATGAGGGAAAAATTTCTACGGGAAAAGGAGAACAGGCGGAAAATCGCAGCTATGGAAAAACAGTACGACAAAGAAAAGGCCGAGATTGCCGCTGACGCTG aaGAATCTAACCAGGAAACAATACCAGTGTCGGTTATAACAGGCGTCACCAAGGACCTTAAAGTTCGTCCAGCTGTCAGCAGAGGCCGAAGCCGCCCTGTCGGTGCACAAACCACAGAG GGATTGGAGAGATCATCCGGTATGCGAATTGTGCGGACAATTCAGACCGTACAACCAACTTTGCAACCGACTGTCTCGAGTAAGGATGGTGAAAAGAATACGTCTGCTACGTCTGCTGTATCTACAATTAAAGTCAACGATGGAATTCTGAAGAGACAAAGCCCTCAGCAACATGGAATTCGAAGGGTAGTAATCCACAAGACACTGCCGAACACACAAAAGGTTGCCACTACGATACAGAAGACTGTGTCCAATCTGCAAAAACCGGTGCAAAAAATTGGTGGCAACGCGACGGTTGGAGTTCAGAAAAccattttgaagaaaaatcttgGAGGAAATGCGCAAGTGTCTGTGACAAATGCGAGCAAGAATTTAAATATGAACAACCCGAAGGTTGTTGTTAACACCCAGAGTAACCAGAGGGTTGTTCTTCAGAAATCTCCACAGCAAACAAGGAAGTTAACGGAGATCAAGAGCAACGTGGTGAGGATTGAAAACTTGGCTGCCAGCACAACTGAAAATCAAATTCGACGGATGTGTCAAGGAATTGGCACGCTTGAG
- the LOC124181118 gene encoding RNA-binding protein 33-like isoform X4: MSEQCDENLLDEDFGDEEYELGNDEEEALLADDYELETQSSYKGEEETDDVLDLGVTDALDDLEGEEENVNYSGVTDNRNHNNYYEERHENAVIYHYGQHDYEENVGGESENVGSVSNKPDLREKLQKSAQKDFYVGNGQGMEDDDCEEAKERRNRFQNERTIISPKMNNEIPDSLENVVTSEQSRPLFRGRGRGRGIRGSRGGRFIVQNIQTFNPRFNGPRVPMQFENQRPQYRAPLLENRPQYAPPVPRMNIPNQQITPFPQNNAQMVPPYGQFSMNGPQQHPRPQFVENRPPFNPNQFQGMIGPPGPRLMGPRPEFDPRGPLLGTAPQQNYPPNQPPPQFIIHNQPQHFQNQGQPIPGNPGPMPMQGNQLPVVPVNQGPPMQGNQRPMMQPHQGVPLLRNPGSLMPGHLRPPIHNQIPVMQSHPNAPNLPNPVTFENVPPYQDPHFCQEARPVYDSRPVYNDQPPPNQYNNGPPVPPAQPTPGNVPNPLPPGHKILINPHFRGAVQPTQDSRLPWDSATQQQQPQQQQPPPPSVSSSQIVNESFIHQQSSQFQDQRPYNQPSAPSQPQRDYNQPNVQQNKSDDPYAYFSDVWQENKPQKTPSVNPSSSFHNESSYNKDNYYNNFDNNYKSQNQWDSRESYQTCCSQSTHNVMDYSNREHQPSYRERDVHSRSNTERPRESRIPSTNSSYRNENYDLNRQQRTSIGSRAAPSSTLRGIVRSQQKRSPEGYSDRGPRESSPKRPKLSNRNLHEVKTVDTLPGATGDKKTCEPEGPEMREYRKKLEEQKRMREKFLREKENRRKIAAMEKQYDKEKAEIAADAEESNQETIPVSVITGVTKDLKVRPAVSRGRSRPVGAQTTEGLERSSGMRIVRTIQTVQPTLQPTVSSKDGEKNTSATSAVSTIKVNDGILKRQSPQQHGIRRVVIHKTLPNTQKVATTIQKTVSNLQKPVQKIGGNATVGVQKTILKKNLGGNAQVSVTNASKNLNMNNPKVVVNTQSNQRVVLQKSPQQTRKLTEIKSNVVRIENLAASTTENQIRRMCQGIGTLESIRMTEGSATIVFKTQSAALVFHKKYQRKMLDLSLITVHLVPQATGNRPIPTVVKKS; this comes from the exons ATGTCTGAGCAGTG tgaCGAAAACTTGCTGGATGAGGATTTTGGAGATGAGGAATACGAGCTGGGAAATGACGAAGAGGAAGCGCTCTTAGCGGATGACTATGAACTTGAGACG CAGAGTAGCTATAAGGGAGAAGAGGAAACAGATGACGTATTGGATTTAGGCGTTACCGATGCTCTCGACGACTTAGAGGGGGAggaagaaaatgtaaattatagCGGTGTTACCGATAACCGTAACCATAACAACTATTATGAAGAGCGACACGAGAACGCGGTCATTTATCATTACGGACAGCACGATTATGAAGAGAATGTCGGTGGTGAGAGTGAAAATGTTGGAAGTGTGTCCAACAAGCCGGATCTTAGAGAGAAATTACAAAAGAGTGCGCAAAAAGATTTCTACGTCGGTAACGGCCAGGGAATGGAGGACGACGACTGCGAAGAGGCCAAAGAACGGCGGAACAGATTTCAAAACGAAAGGACCATCATTTCTCCAAAGATGAACAACGAGATTCCAGATTCATTGGAAAATGTCGTCACTTCAGAACAGTCACGCCCATTATTCCGGGGCAGGGGCAGGGGCAGGGGAATCAGAGGCAGCAGGGGCGGCAGGTTTATTGTGCAGAATATTCAAACGTTCAATCCAAG aTTCAATGGCCCGCGAGTTCCAATGCAATTCGAAAACCAACGACCGCAATATCGAGCGCCGTTACTTGAGAACAGACCACAGTATGCGCCTCCCGTGCCGCGAATGAATATTCCAAATCAGCAAATAACGCCCTTTCCCCAAAATAATGCTCAAATGGTTCCACCGTACGGGCAATTTTCAATGAACGGACCTCAGCAACACCCGAGGCCGCAATTTGTAGAGAATAGACCGCCGTTCAATCCTAATCAGTTTCAAGGGATGATCGGACCACCGGGTCCGAGGTTAATGGGACCGAGACCAGAGTTCGACCCTCGCGGTCCGCTGCTTGGTACCGCGCCCCAGCAAAACTATCCGCCTAATCAGCCGCCTCCTCAGTTTATTATACACAATCAACCACAGCATTTTCAAAACCAAGGACAACCGATTCCGGGAAATCCGGGACCCATGCCTATGCAAGGAAACCAACTGCCTGTTGTACCGGTTAATCAAGGCCCTCCGATGCAGGGGAATCAGCGTCCCATGATGCAACCTCATCAGGGCGTTCCTCTTCTCAGAAATCCCGGATCGTTGATGCCGGGACATTTGCGTCCGCCGATTCACAACCAAATTCCAGTTATGCAGAGCCATCCTAATGCCCCGAATTTACCCAATCCAGTAACGTTTGAAAATGTACCACCTTATCAAGATCCGCATTTCTGTCAGGAGGCTAGACCTGTTTACGATTCGAGACCAGTATACAACGATCAACCTCCGCCAAATCAGTATAATAACGGACCTCCTGTACCTCCTGCGCAGCCGACACCTGGAAATGTGCCCAACCCACTTCCGCCTGGTCACAAAATATTGATCAACCCACATTTTCGAGGCGCTGTTCAACCAACACAAGATT CACGACTGCCATGGGATTCGGCGACTCAACAGCAGCAACCACAGCAACAGCAACCACCACCTCCATCAGTGTCTTCATCGCAGATCGTCAACGAATCGTTCATCCACCAACAATCCTCACAGTTTCAAGATCAACGGCCCTACAACCAGCCATCAGCCCCGTCTCAACCGCAACGGGATTACAATCAGCCAAATgttcaacaaaataaaagcGAC GATCCCTATGCGTACTTTTCTGACGTCTGGCAGGAAAACAAACCACAAAAGACGCCATCCGTTAATCCTAGTAGTTCATTTCACAATGAATCTAGTTACAATAAGGACAATTACTATAACAATTTTGATAACAATTACAAGTCACAGAACCAGTGGGATTCAAGAGAGAGCTATCAG ACATGCTGTTCGCAAAGCACTCACAATGTTATGGACTATTCGAAT AGAGAGCACCAACCAAGCTACCGGGAAAGGGACGTTCATTCTCGTTCAAACACAGAACGACCTCGCGAGAGTCGGATTCCTTCGACAAATTCtagttatcgtaacgaaaatTATGACCTTAATCGTCAGCAAAGAACGTCAATTGGTAGCAGAGCTGCGCCCAGCAGTACACTGAGAGGAATCGTAAGGTCACAGCAAAAAAGAAGTCCCGAAGGATATTCGGACAGAGGTCCGAGGGAATCAAGTCCGAAAAGACCGAAGTTAAGCAACAGAAACTTGCACGAAGTGAAAACTGTCGATACTCTGCCAGGCGCAACTGGTGATAAAAAG ACATGTGAGCCCGAGGGTCCAGAAATGAGGGAGTATCGCAAGAAGCTTGAGGAACAGAAACGTATGAGGGAAAAATTTCTACGGGAAAAGGAGAACAGGCGGAAAATCGCAGCTATGGAAAAACAGTACGACAAAGAAAAGGCCGAGATTGCCGCTGACGCTG aaGAATCTAACCAGGAAACAATACCAGTGTCGGTTATAACAGGCGTCACCAAGGACCTTAAAGTTCGTCCAGCTGTCAGCAGAGGCCGAAGCCGCCCTGTCGGTGCACAAACCACAGAG GGATTGGAGAGATCATCCGGTATGCGAATTGTGCGGACAATTCAGACCGTACAACCAACTTTGCAACCGACTGTCTCGAGTAAGGATGGTGAAAAGAATACGTCTGCTACGTCTGCTGTATCTACAATTAAAGTCAACGATGGAATTCTGAAGAGACAAAGCCCTCAGCAACATGGAATTCGAAGGGTAGTAATCCACAAGACACTGCCGAACACACAAAAGGTTGCCACTACGATACAGAAGACTGTGTCCAATCTGCAAAAACCGGTGCAAAAAATTGGTGGCAACGCGACGGTTGGAGTTCAGAAAAccattttgaagaaaaatcttgGAGGAAATGCGCAAGTGTCTGTGACAAATGCGAGCAAGAATTTAAATATGAACAACCCGAAGGTTGTTGTTAACACCCAGAGTAACCAGAGGGTTGTTCTTCAGAAATCTCCACAGCAAACAAGGAAGTTAACGGAGATCAAGAGCAACGTGGTGAGGATTGAAAACTTGGCTGCCAGCACAACTGAAAATCAAATTCGACGGATGTGTCAAGGAATTGGCACGCTTGAG